Proteins from a single region of Campylobacter lari:
- a CDS encoding ribonuclease J, producing MSEENKTQEQNKTKRFNKFRNKRKKDSQNQEQNSEIKNETKVENTQTEVSEEKKKKKKNRNLPSKLSGNEEWQIELAKSIEANKIMHELRLHPLKHNNSSEHKIRITPLGGLGEIGGNITVFETNNDAIIIDIGMSFPDGTMHGVDIIIPDFDYVRKIKNKIRAIIITHAHEDHIGAVPYFFKEFQFPIYATPLALGMISNKFEEHGLKAERKWFRPITKRQIYEIGEFNLEWIHITHSIIDACALAIKTKAGTIIHTGDFKIDQTPIDGYPTDLSRLAQYGEEGVLCLLSDSTNSYKEGYTKSESSVGPTFDQIFAKTKGRVIMSTFSSNIHRVYQAISYGLKYGRKVCVIGRSMERNLYTTMELGYIKLDRKIFIDADEVSKYKDNEVLIVTTGSQGETMSALYRMATDEHKFIKIKPSDQVIISAKAIPGNEANVSAVLDFLLKAGAKVAYQEFSEIHVSGHASIEEQKLMLTLVKPKFFLPVHGEYNHINKHKETALKCGIPERNIYLMSDGDQVELCQKYIKRVKTVKTGKVFVDNQINKQIADDVVIDRQKLADSGIVVIIARLDKASKTLINKPRVFSYGLVADKQDGAFSKEMSDVLSQFFPNVKDEILDNPKVLEAQIRQVLRKHIFRKIKKYPTIVPTIFVM from the coding sequence ATGAGCGAAGAAAACAAAACTCAAGAGCAAAACAAAACTAAAAGATTTAATAAATTTAGAAACAAAAGAAAAAAAGATTCACAAAATCAAGAGCAAAATAGTGAAATTAAAAACGAAACAAAAGTAGAAAATACTCAAACTGAAGTTAGCGAAGAAAAAAAGAAAAAGAAAAAAAATAGAAATTTACCTTCTAAATTAAGTGGTAATGAAGAATGGCAAATAGAACTTGCTAAAAGCATAGAAGCTAATAAAATCATGCACGAGCTAAGACTTCACCCTTTAAAACACAACAACTCAAGCGAACATAAAATTCGTATTACGCCTTTGGGTGGGCTTGGAGAAATCGGTGGAAATATCACTGTTTTTGAAACTAATAATGATGCGATTATCATTGATATAGGTATGAGTTTTCCAGATGGAACCATGCATGGAGTAGATATTATCATACCTGATTTTGACTATGTAAGAAAGATTAAAAACAAAATTCGCGCTATCATCATCACTCATGCTCATGAAGATCATATCGGTGCTGTACCGTATTTTTTCAAAGAATTTCAATTTCCTATCTACGCAACACCTTTAGCACTAGGTATGATTTCAAATAAATTTGAAGAACATGGTTTAAAGGCTGAGCGTAAATGGTTTAGACCTATAACAAAAAGACAAATTTATGAAATAGGCGAGTTTAATTTAGAATGGATTCACATAACCCACTCTATCATCGATGCTTGTGCTTTGGCTATTAAAACTAAAGCAGGAACCATCATACACACTGGCGATTTTAAAATAGATCAAACACCAATTGATGGTTATCCAACGGATTTAAGTCGTTTAGCTCAATATGGCGAAGAAGGTGTGCTTTGTCTTTTAAGTGATAGTACAAACTCATATAAAGAAGGCTATACAAAAAGCGAAAGCTCTGTAGGACCTACTTTTGATCAAATTTTTGCCAAAACTAAAGGCAGGGTAATCATGAGCACCTTTAGCTCTAATATCCACCGTGTATATCAAGCTATTAGTTATGGTTTAAAATATGGCAGAAAAGTGTGCGTTATAGGGCGTTCTATGGAAAGAAATCTCTATACTACTATGGAACTTGGCTATATCAAGCTTGATAGAAAAATTTTCATTGACGCTGATGAAGTAAGCAAATACAAAGACAACGAAGTACTAATTGTCACTACAGGAAGTCAAGGCGAGACTATGAGTGCTTTATATAGAATGGCAACTGATGAGCATAAATTTATCAAAATCAAACCTAGCGATCAAGTTATCATTTCAGCTAAAGCAATACCAGGTAATGAAGCAAATGTTTCTGCTGTACTTGATTTTCTTTTAAAAGCAGGAGCTAAAGTAGCTTATCAAGAATTTAGTGAAATTCATGTAAGCGGACATGCTAGTATAGAAGAACAAAAACTCATGCTAACTTTAGTAAAACCTAAATTTTTCTTACCAGTGCATGGAGAGTATAATCATATCAATAAACATAAAGAAACTGCTCTAAAATGTGGTATACCTGAAAGAAACATCTACTTAATGAGTGATGGGGATCAAGTAGAGCTTTGTCAAAAATACATCAAACGTGTAAAAACAGTTAAAACAGGAAAAGTCTTTGTGGATAATCAAATCAACAAACAAATCGCAGATGATGTGGTAATTGATAGACAAAAACTAGCAGATAGCGGTATAGTTGTCATCATCGCCCGGCTTGATAAAGCAAGTAAAACACTAATTAATAAACCAAGAGTATTTAGTTATGGCTTGGTAGCTGATAAACAAGATGGAGCATTCTCAAAAGAAATGAGTGATGTTTTAAGTCAATTTTTCCCAAATGTAAAAGATGAAATTTTAGATAATCCAAAAGTTTTAGAAGCTCAAATTAGACAAGTACTAAGAAAGCATATTTTTAGAAAAATCAAAAAATATCCAACCATAGTACCAACTATTTTTGTGATGTAA
- the rsmA gene encoding 16S rRNA (adenine(1518)-N(6)/adenine(1519)-N(6))-dimethyltransferase RsmA has product MIKAKKHFGQNFLCDKSVVDKIIQAIPKDTKNIVEIGPGLGDLTQELLKIPQAHIRAYEIDKDLIPILNKKFQNEIEGGNFELIHQNASDAFDQGSLSDKEYFLVANLPYYIATNLILKALEDQNCLGLIVMVQKEVAQKFCANEKESNFSALGVLCALICQRQMLFDIQPQSFNPPPKVTSAVMKLIKTTHYQQKCENIEAFKEFLRACFQNPRKQLLSNFKNKKEKILKAFEALDISSTSRAHEISVDSYLKIYDHLKDDYERRKQNSRAKQN; this is encoded by the coding sequence ATGATAAAAGCAAAAAAACATTTTGGGCAAAATTTTTTATGTGATAAAAGCGTGGTAGATAAAATCATCCAAGCCATACCCAAAGATACTAAAAATATAGTTGAGATTGGGCCTGGCTTAGGTGATTTAACGCAAGAACTTTTGAAAATTCCACAAGCTCATATTAGAGCTTATGAGATTGATAAAGATTTGATTCCTATTTTAAATAAAAAATTTCAAAATGAGATTGAAGGTGGAAATTTTGAGCTTATTCATCAAAATGCAAGCGATGCTTTTGATCAAGGAAGTTTAAGCGATAAAGAGTACTTTTTAGTAGCAAATTTACCATATTATATTGCTACAAATTTGATTTTAAAAGCCCTAGAAGATCAAAATTGCCTTGGGCTTATAGTAATGGTGCAAAAAGAAGTAGCACAGAAATTTTGTGCAAATGAAAAAGAAAGTAATTTTTCGGCTTTAGGGGTACTTTGTGCATTGATATGTCAAAGACAAATGCTTTTTGATATACAACCACAAAGCTTTAATCCTCCACCAAAAGTTACTTCAGCTGTAATGAAGTTAATAAAAACTACTCATTATCAGCAAAAATGTGAAAATATAGAAGCTTTTAAAGAATTTCTTAGAGCTTGTTTTCAAAATCCTAGAAAACAACTCTTATCTAATTTTAAAAATAAAAAAGAAAAAATTCTAAAAGCATTTGAAGCACTAGATATCTCTTCTACCTCAAGAGCTCATGAAATTAGCGTTGATTCATACCTTAAAATTTATGACCATTTAAAGGATGACTATGAGCGAAGAAAACAAAACTCAAGAGCAAAACAAAACTAA
- a CDS encoding purine-nucleoside phosphorylase, whose amino-acid sequence MKNLIVCAGGNEDFKFAQSIGVGLVNSAFSLGKILSQVKVDRVIFIGTCGIYQEGKILDIYESSNAANLEYADLFDSFYTPIANEIRLNVSHETMINSSNYICKDENIAQEFFKKGVHIENMEAYAVLSCAKMQGIEGICYLCATNFCNEFAHEDFLKNHQEAKELLKDFLLDKKLI is encoded by the coding sequence TTGAAAAATCTTATAGTGTGTGCAGGAGGAAATGAGGATTTTAAATTTGCACAAAGTATAGGTGTAGGCTTAGTTAATTCTGCTTTTTCTCTAGGTAAAATTTTAAGTCAAGTAAAAGTAGATAGAGTGATTTTTATAGGTACATGTGGAATTTACCAAGAAGGAAAAATTTTAGACATTTATGAAAGTTCTAATGCTGCAAATTTAGAATACGCAGATTTATTTGATAGTTTTTATACACCTATAGCAAATGAGATTAGATTAAATGTTTCACATGAAACTATGATTAATTCTTCAAATTATATTTGCAAAGATGAAAATATTGCCCAAGAATTTTTTAAAAAAGGCGTACATATAGAAAATATGGAAGCATACGCTGTGCTTTCTTGTGCAAAAATGCAAGGAATAGAAGGAATTTGTTATTTATGTGCTACAAATTTTTGTAATGAATTTGCACATGAAGATTTTTTAAAAAATCATCAAGAAGCAAAAGAATTATTAAAAGATTTTTTATTAGATAAGAAACTTATATAG